DNA sequence from the Sulfurimonas sp. HSL3-7 genome:
GCCGTAAAACCGTCAACATCGATAACCAGCGTTTTGTCGGTTCGGTCGGCTGGAAACAGAACTTCCAGACACTCGACCTTGCGGCGGTGGCGTACGGCGTGGGCGATTTCAACCTTCTTGTAGCGTATGTCTACGCTGTCAATGCGATCGGCGATGACGGTCATGATTACGGCGTCAACACGTCTTATGTCGGGACGACCTCTTCGGGCCGTACGAACTCGGCCGTAGTGAATGCCTCCTATAAGATAGCAGACCCAATCAAAGTGACCGCATATGCCTACCTTTTGGGAAGCTACAGCGATACCTACGGTGTCGCGGCAACGGGTAATGTCGCGGTCACTGACACTGTCAAGCTTGACTATCGTGCCGAGGTGGCCATGCAGACGCAGGCGACACTGGAGACGGTTGACGGGGTCTCAGGCGACACCAGCCTCTTCGGCGATGCGATGTATGCCAACCTGGACGTCGGCGCAAATATCTCCGGTTTCCTGGCCGGTATCAATTATGAATACCTTGGCGGTGCGGATCTCGGCGATGCCGACACGTCACAGTTTCAGACGCCGTTGGCGACCAAGCACAAGTTCAACGGCTGGGCCGACCAGTTCCTTTCGACGCCGACGACAGGTCTGGCCGACTTCAACCTGCGCGGCGGGTATGCCTCCAAGCCGGTGGGCAAAGTGCTTGCCGTCTACCACATGTACAATTCGGTCGAGGACGGTCTGACCTCAAAAGCCGGAGATGCATACGGTTCGGAGATCGATCTGCTCTACACCAGAAGCGTCCCGGGGGTCAACGGTCTCAACGCGCTTGTCAAGGGTGCCTACTTTATGAATGATGACGCCATCAACGGCGCCACATCATACAACGGCAACAAAACACTGGCCTGGCTCCAGCTCGATTACAAGTTCTAATGCCGGTTCTCTGGCAGCGGTAACCTGATCTGAATCTGTACACGTGGAGGAACACATGCAAGCGACCCCGTTAGAAAGTTTTATCAACCACAAAGCCGATACAGGCATGCAGTGCGGCAACTACTCGATCGACCTGCCCGAGCTAGGCCAGGGGGAGCAGTACCGTTTCCACTTTGATGCGACCAAGTGCGTCGGCTGCCGCTGCTGCGAAGTCGCATGTAATGAACAGAACAACAACCCGGCCGATATCAAATGGCGCCGCGTCGGCGGGATGGAAGGGGGCTCCTTCCCTGACGTGCTGCAGCTCTTTCAGTCGATGAGCTGCAACCACTGTGCCGATCCCGCCTGTCTCAACGGCTGCCCTACAGAGAGTTATATCAAGTTTGACAACGGCATCGTGTTTCATGATGACGATGCCTGTATAGGCTGCCAGTACTGCACCTGGAACTGCCCCTACGGTGTTCCGACCTACCATGAAGAGCGCAAGATCGTCACCAAATGCCACATGTGCCACGAACGGCTTGCGGTGGGACAGAGTCCTGCCTGTGTGCAGGCCTGTCCGGCCGGTGCCATCGAGATCGAGACCGTCAATGTCAACGCGTGGCTGGAACATGATATCGATACACAGGGAAACATCCCTTTCAGTGTCGATGCCCGCGTGACACAGTCAACCACACGTTATACTCTGCCAGAGCAGCTGCCCGAAAACCTCAAAGAGGCGGATGAACACCATCTCAAGCGCTCGCACGCCGAGCTGCCCCTGGTCTTCATGACCGTCCTGACACAGATATCACTCGGCGGCTTCTGCGCTCTCTTTTTAGGCCAGCTGCTCTCGCTTTTCGGACTGCAGGGGCCCAACTGGGTTATGGCGCTGATCGTGATGCTGCCTGCTGCTCTCGGACTGCCGCTGTCGGCATTGCACCTCGGGCGCCCTTTCAAGGCGATGAGTGCCATGAAAAACATCAGAAACAGCTGGCTCAGCCGCGAAGCGCTGGCGCTGGGGCTCTTTACCCTGCTGATGACGGTCAATGTCGGCCTCTACCTTGCCCATGTACCGCCGGTCCTGATCATGGTTATTGAAGCCGTTACACTGCTCATCGGTATCGCAGGTATCCATTCGCAGGCGATGATCTACCGTATCAAGGCGCGCCCGTCATGGGACCGCATCGCGACCAATCTCAAGTTCTTCGGCACCGCCTATATCGGGGTCTTTACCCTGGCGATGGCGGCGATGGTCATGGAGACGGGCAGCGCCCTCTCGCTGATCAGCCTGGGGCTGGTCATTGCCGTTGCCCAGGCCTTTTTTACCTATGAGGATCATCGCTCGTTGCAAGACAGCTCCGAGAGCGCCTACCAGCTCGAGCGCACCCGCAGACTCTACCGGGAGCAGTTCCCGGTGCATACCAAGATGCGTTACTGGCTCTTTGCCGCCGGTGCCCTGCTGCTGCCGATGGTCGCCAGCGTCATGTGGAGTGCCGGGTACACCGGCGGTGCCATTGCCGCTCTGGCCATCGCCCTGCTGCTCGCAACCGCCAGTGAACTGACCGACCGGTTCCTCTTTTATGTCACCGCCGTCCCGCTGCAGATGGCCGGGGCATTTTTCGCTGGCAAACAGCGTCACTAAGGATTGAACATGTTTAACAAGATCAAAAACTATCTCGGGTTCGACATCAAGGCCGACAAATACAAGCTCAGTGCTGATCCCCGCTTCGGCCTCATCAGCGATGCCAAGAAGCCCGACGAATGGGTCTTCTCCACCTGCGGCTACTGCGGTGTCGGCTGCGGGCTCTATATCGGGGTCAAAGAGGGCAAAGCCGTCTACACCAAAGGCAACCCGGCCCACCCTGTCAACATGGGGACGCTCTGTCCGAAAGGCCTGAGCGAACATGAGATGATCAACTCCTCCGAACGCGTGCTTTCACCGAAAATCCGTTCCAACAGCAAACTGGAAGACGTCTCATGGGACCAAGCCTACACCAAAGTCAGCGACACCTTCAAAAAGATCGCCGCCGACCACGGACCGGCGGCCGTGGGGATTATCTCAACAGGCCAGCTGCTGACCGAAGAGTTCTACACCCTGGGCAAACTGGCGCAACTGGGGCTGAAGACCAACAACTACGACGGCAATACGACACTCTGCATGGCCTCGGCTGTTATGGGATACAAACAGTCGCTCGGTTCCGACGGACCGGTCGGTGCCTACGAGGATTTTGAACACGCCGATGTCATCTTTCTGATCGGGGCCAACATCGCCGACAACCACCCGATCCTGAAACTCCATATCAACAAAAATAAAAAGCAACCCAAGATCATCGTGATCGACCCGCGCCGCTCCAAAACGAGCCAGATGGCAACCACCTATGTGCCGCTGAAACCCCGCAGCGACCTGGCCCTTTTCAACGGCCTTGCCTACATCATCCTCGAACAGGGGTGGGAAGACGAGGCCTATGTCAGATCCCACTGCAACGGCTTCGGCGATCTGAAAAAGCATCTGCAGAGCTACCCGCCGCAGGAGGTCGCCAACATCACCGGCATCGACGTCAAGACCCTGTACGAACTGGCCCGCCAGTTTGCCAACGCCGATGCGGCATTGAGCGCCTGGACCATGGGGGTCAACCAGTCATTCCTTGGGACCGACACGGTCAGTGCCATCATTAACCTGCACCTTCTCACAGGCCAGATCGGCCGTCACGGCGCGGGGCCGTTCTCCATCACGGGGCAGTGCAACGCCATGGGTACCCGTGAAACAGGATTCACCTCGTCATTGCCGGGGTATCGCAACTTCGGCGACAAGGCGGCTGCGAAAGAGTATGCCGAACTGGTCAATGTGCCTTTGGAATGGGTACCGACAAAACGCGGCTACAAATATGCCGAGATCATCGAGGCCATTGAACGCGGCGAGATCAAGGCCCTCTGGATCGTCGCGACCAACCCGCTGGTCAGTTTCGTCGATCAGGAGCGGCTGCGCAACGCCTTTGACAAGCTGGATCTTCTGGTCGTCCAGGACGCCTTTATGAGCGATACGGCCGAGGTGGCCGACGTCATCTTCTCGGCGGCTACCTGGGGCGAGAAAGAGGGGGTTTACACCAACTCCGAACGGCGCTGCAACCGCGCCAACAAAGCGGTCAACCCTCCGGGCAAAGCCAAGAGCGACTTCGATATCTTTGTCGAGCTGAGCGGCTATTTTGACGGCATCCAACCGGTCATCTTCCCGGGGTGGAGCAAACCCGAAGATGCCTTTAACGAATGGCGAGAAGTGAGCCGCGGACGGCTCTGCGACTACTCGGGCATCACCTATGAACTGCTGGAGGCTGAGGGCGGTGTCCAATGGCCGTGTAACGAACAGTTCCCCAAAGGGCAGAAGCGCCTCTATACCGAAGAGATCGCGTTCACGACCCCCGATGCAAAAGCAAATCTGATGTGTGTTGACTGGCTGCCGATGCAGGAGCCCCAGAGCGAAGCCTTCCCGCTCATGCTCAATACCGGGCGGACCGTGGAGCAGTGGCATACCCGGACCAAGACACGCAGCATCGATATTTTGAACGATCTTGCCCCGGAAGCCTGGGTGGACATCAATCCGGCCGATGCGGCGCAACTTGAGGTGAAAAGCGGTGACTGCCTGAGCATCTCATCGCCACGCGGAAAAGTGGATAACGTCGTGGTCAGAGTGACGCAGACCGTGGCCCCGGGTTCTGTTTTCGTACCGTTTCATTTCAATACCCAGCTAGTCAACGCCCTGACCCAACCCTCGTTCTGCCCGAAATCCGGCGAACCGAACTATAAACAGACGGCGGTTCAGCTGCATTCGCAACAGGTTCCCCAGGGGATAGCCATCAAGGTCGAAGAGCATCGTGGGTCGCTGACACACCGGCAGGAAACGGAGGCAGTCGACACGGTCAGCCGGTACGAAAAACAGCCGGGCATAAATACGGATGCAACATAACAGGGGGATTTCCCACTTTTTTCCTCTTTTTTGTGTTTAGAATCCAGAATCATTCATAACGATCCACTGTGATCATGACAAAAAGGATTCCCATGCGATTCACCCTGCCGATTGTCCTCCATAACCCCAAAGTCCTGCTTATCGGTGCCGGAGCCGTAGCAGCGCAAAAAGCCGAAGTGATGCTGCGCAACCAGATCACCTTTGATGTTATTGCCGAAACACGCAGTGACCTCATGCCCAGCGTCGATACGATCCAACAACGCCGTGTTTCGGCAGACGACCTGGCGCCTTACCCGATAATCATCGATGCCACCGGCAACCCCGAGGTCACACAAATGCTGCTGAACGAGAAAGCAAAACGGCCGTTCATGCTCAACGTCGTCGATGCACCGGAACACTGCGACTTCTTTTTTGCGGCACTGCTCGAGTACGGGCCGCTGAAAGTCGCGGTCTCCTCATCGGGAGGCAGTCCGACACTCGCCCAACAGGTGCGCGACAAGATCGACCGTATGCTGCCGAAATCGCTCGAAACGCTTGGTCATACTTTACAGCAGAAACGCCACCAGGGGATCATTGATATCCATGCCGCCCGCAATTCGGCCAAGAAGGCACTGGGTAAAGTTTCCCTGGTCGGTTGCGGCACCGGGGATGTCGAACTGCTGACGCTCAAGGCCTACCGGGTCATCCAGGAGGCCGATGTGGTGTTTGTCGACCACCTTATCAGTGACGAGATCGAAGCGACTATTCCGGAGCGTACGCTCAGAATTTCGGTGGGCAAACGCAAAGGCCACCACAGTGTCAAACAGGAGGCCATCAACGCGATGCTGATCGACTACGCCGCCAAGGGTTATGAAGTCGCCCGTCTCAAAGCGGGTGACCCCTACATCTTCGGCCGCGGTGCCGAGGAGGCGCAGGCCCTGATCGCAGCAAATATCCGCGTTGATGTCATCCCTGGCGTCTCTTCGGCGATCGCCGGACCGCTCAGTGCCGGTATCGCGCCGACGGCCCGCGGTTACGCCACTAACCTGTCGGTCGTTTCGGCTCATCTTTCCGGCAACCGTTTCAACCGGGAGTGGATCGACCTGCTCACCCTCAAAAACCACACGACGATCGTACTGATGGGCCTCTCCCGCGCCGAGGAGATCGTCAAAGCCGCGATAGAGAAAGGGGCCGATCCGCAGATGCCGACGGCAATCGTCTCCAATGCATCACGACCGAACCAGACACGTGTCATCACCACGCTCGCAAGGCTGGCTGCAGCGGCCGAAACTGCAGAGCGTCCCGGCATCATCGTCTTCGGCGATGTCGTCAACCTGCATGCCGTCCTGCCGCAACATGAAAATCTAGAAGAGGAGCTGCTCCATGACAAAATTGCATGAAGCCTATGAAACCCGTAACAAAAAGATCAACAAGATCGAAGGGCTCAAAACACTCAAAACACCGCAGTCGGTCTATGACCAACTCGAACAGATCTGTGCAGAGGGCTATGAAAACCTCAAAGATGAGGACAGCAAGTTCTTTCTGAAATGTTTCGGCCTGTTTGACAAAGGCGAAGGGGAGTTTATGATCCGCCTGCGTATCGCCGGCGGCCAGCTCGAACCGCAGCAGGCGGCAACGATCGGTGAGATCGCGCAACAGTACAGCCGGGATTACATCGACATTACGACACGCCAGCAGATCGAACTGCGCTACATCCCCTTTGCCGCCCTGGCCGAGGTGCTCCAGCGCCTCGATACCGTCGGCATCACCACCTTTCAGACGGGGATCGACAACTTCCGTAATGTCGTCACCTCCCCGTTCGACGGCTATGACAAAACGCAATACATCGCGTGTATGCCCATCATAGAAGCCCTGCAGACGATCTTTCTCAAACGCGAAGAGTGGATCGGCATCCTGCCGCGCAAGTTCAACACCGCTATCCTCGGCAGCGGTACCAACGACTGCAATATCTATGGCCACGACTGCTGTTTCCTGCCGGCACAACGCGACGGTATCTACGGTTTCAATC
Encoded proteins:
- a CDS encoding DmsC/YnfH family molybdoenzyme membrane anchor subunit produces the protein MQATPLESFINHKADTGMQCGNYSIDLPELGQGEQYRFHFDATKCVGCRCCEVACNEQNNNPADIKWRRVGGMEGGSFPDVLQLFQSMSCNHCADPACLNGCPTESYIKFDNGIVFHDDDACIGCQYCTWNCPYGVPTYHEERKIVTKCHMCHERLAVGQSPACVQACPAGAIEIETVNVNAWLEHDIDTQGNIPFSVDARVTQSTTRYTLPEQLPENLKEADEHHLKRSHAELPLVFMTVLTQISLGGFCALFLGQLLSLFGLQGPNWVMALIVMLPAALGLPLSALHLGRPFKAMSAMKNIRNSWLSREALALGLFTLLMTVNVGLYLAHVPPVLIMVIEAVTLLIGIAGIHSQAMIYRIKARPSWDRIATNLKFFGTAYIGVFTLAMAAMVMETGSALSLISLGLVIAVAQAFFTYEDHRSLQDSSESAYQLERTRRLYREQFPVHTKMRYWLFAAGALLLPMVASVMWSAGYTGGAIAALAIALLLATASELTDRFLFYVTAVPLQMAGAFFAGKQRH
- a CDS encoding nitrate reductase; protein product: MFNKIKNYLGFDIKADKYKLSADPRFGLISDAKKPDEWVFSTCGYCGVGCGLYIGVKEGKAVYTKGNPAHPVNMGTLCPKGLSEHEMINSSERVLSPKIRSNSKLEDVSWDQAYTKVSDTFKKIAADHGPAAVGIISTGQLLTEEFYTLGKLAQLGLKTNNYDGNTTLCMASAVMGYKQSLGSDGPVGAYEDFEHADVIFLIGANIADNHPILKLHINKNKKQPKIIVIDPRRSKTSQMATTYVPLKPRSDLALFNGLAYIILEQGWEDEAYVRSHCNGFGDLKKHLQSYPPQEVANITGIDVKTLYELARQFANADAALSAWTMGVNQSFLGTDTVSAIINLHLLTGQIGRHGAGPFSITGQCNAMGTRETGFTSSLPGYRNFGDKAAAKEYAELVNVPLEWVPTKRGYKYAEIIEAIERGEIKALWIVATNPLVSFVDQERLRNAFDKLDLLVVQDAFMSDTAEVADVIFSAATWGEKEGVYTNSERRCNRANKAVNPPGKAKSDFDIFVELSGYFDGIQPVIFPGWSKPEDAFNEWREVSRGRLCDYSGITYELLEAEGGVQWPCNEQFPKGQKRLYTEEIAFTTPDAKANLMCVDWLPMQEPQSEAFPLMLNTGRTVEQWHTRTKTRSIDILNDLAPEAWVDINPADAAQLEVKSGDCLSISSPRGKVDNVVVRVTQTVAPGSVFVPFHFNTQLVNALTQPSFCPKSGEPNYKQTAVQLHSQQVPQGIAIKVEEHRGSLTHRQETEAVDTVSRYEKQPGINTDAT
- the cobA gene encoding uroporphyrinogen-III C-methyltransferase yields the protein MRFTLPIVLHNPKVLLIGAGAVAAQKAEVMLRNQITFDVIAETRSDLMPSVDTIQQRRVSADDLAPYPIIIDATGNPEVTQMLLNEKAKRPFMLNVVDAPEHCDFFFAALLEYGPLKVAVSSSGGSPTLAQQVRDKIDRMLPKSLETLGHTLQQKRHQGIIDIHAARNSAKKALGKVSLVGCGTGDVELLTLKAYRVIQEADVVFVDHLISDEIEATIPERTLRISVGKRKGHHSVKQEAINAMLIDYAAKGYEVARLKAGDPYIFGRGAEEAQALIAANIRVDVIPGVSSAIAGPLSAGIAPTARGYATNLSVVSAHLSGNRFNREWIDLLTLKNHTTIVLMGLSRAEEIVKAAIEKGADPQMPTAIVSNASRPNQTRVITTLARLAAAAETAERPGIIVFGDVVNLHAVLPQHENLEEELLHDKIA